A genomic segment from Garra rufa chromosome 5, GarRuf1.0, whole genome shotgun sequence encodes:
- the las1l gene encoding ribosomal biogenesis protein LAS1L produces MKKKTVEKTRHVVAWMNKAEYEHVLEYLFSKEPALQKHALHRISAWKVRFGQSTPVAVDSTADLVRCQVLDSTGQLEANDLVLLYGMALVRFVNLITERQQKRIARPLRKLAGNINIPEWVVNLRHDMTHRRLPSLKWCRKGCGFVLDWLHQEYWSRQMGSQLTEDWNSSSEEEEEDEEEFVKRHEEELVRRQKEIEAHKKVRELLISYEREQFQTYEKLAKQGGQCGKWPDASADLSWILTQIKHYDTEARDILIDVLMQDGFLIPTAEQLESLDIDPSEDSVDMFAPCLPRVFLHFWLPCLKILNSSVFMNLILDKLFAELSNEPSSNRTYYIASWISEIFLCNSKSELKAHKRLKIAKERIFMNRLQFPWQNLISACVNAPCPATPFLLRQILSDMDKPLPQDAQQNLLQLCNIYTQGYHGNTSPGPSDPAQPVYTLQNLQERLKSSTSHNRDAQSSNHTPRSMQAPPTEDLQEKLSAETVQERNFALRGSAWSVCTDRVPWKQYPLGKVPGQPEDPSCLMVESYSTLTVFDQQEELDQLPQHHGNRSVRLQSRAGGSDGPLWTHSDLSKLKAGLTLF; encoded by the exons ATGAAGAAGAAAACGGTGGAGAAGACGCGTCACGTCGTGGCCTGGATGAACAAAGCGGAGTACGAGCATGTGCTGGAGTATTTGTTCTCCAAAGAGCCCGCGCTGCAGAAACACGCGCTGCACAGGATCTCTGCGTGGAAGGTCAG GTTCGGACAAAGCACTCCAGTAGCCGTGGACAGTACAGCAGACCTGGTGCGTTGTCAGGTGCTGGACAGCACAGGTCAGCTGGAGGCCAATGATCTAGTGCTTCTCTATGGCATGGCGCTGGTTCG GTTTGTAAATCTCATCACAGAACGGCAACAGAAAAGAATTGCCAGACCCTTACGAAAGTTAGCAGGGAAT ATAAATATTCCAGAGTGGGTGGTAAACCTCAGGCATGATATGACACACCGCAGACTCCCGTCACTAAAGTGGTGTCGAAAAG GTTGTGGTTTTGTGCTGGACTGGTTGCATCAAGAGTATTGGTCTCGCCAAATGGGCAGTCAGCTGACAGAGGACTGGAACTCATCAtcagaagaggaggaggaggatgaagaGGAGTTTGTTAAAAGGCATGAGGAAGAGCTAGTCCGCAGACAAAAAGAGATCGAGGCACATA AAAAAGTCAGAGAACTGCTTATCTCCTATGAACGAGAACAGTTTCAG ACGTACGAAAAGCTGGCAAAGCAGGGAGGGCAGTGTGGCAAGTGGCCAGATGCCAGCGCTGATCTCAGCTGGATCCTGACACAGATCAAACACTATGACACAGAGGCCAG AGACATCCTCATTGATGTTTTAATGCAGGATGGATTCCTTATTCCCACTGCAGAACAACTAGAGTCTTTGGATATCGACCCCTCGG aGGACTCTGTCGACATGTTCGCCCCATGTCTTCCTCGAGTGTTTTTGCACTTCTGGTTGCCATGTTTGAAGATCTTGAATTCATCTGTCTTTATGAATCTGATCCTTGATAAACTGTTCGCTGAGCTCTCGAATGAGCCATCCAGTAACAGAACTTACTACATCGCCTCCTGGATCTCCGAAATTTTCCTCTGCAACAGCAAAA GTGAATTGAAGGCTCACAAGCGATTAAAAATAGCCAAGGAAAGAATCTTCATGAACAGGTTACAGTTTCCATGGCAGAATCTGATTTCTGCATGTGTGAATGCACCCTGCCCAGCTACACCGTTCCTTCTGCGACA GATTTTGAGTGACATGGATAAGCCCCTCCCACAAGATGCCCAGCAGAACCTACTTCAGCTGTGCAATATTTACACACAGGGTTATCATGGAAACACTTCCCCTGGACCCTCAGACCCTGCTCAGCCTGTATACACCCTACAGAACCTTCAGGAGAGACTTAAGAGTAGCACCTCACATAACAGAGACGCCCAGTCATCTAACCACACCCCCAGATCCATGCAGGCTCCGCCCACAGAGGACCTCCAGGAAAAGTTAAGCGCAGAAACCGTACAGgagagaaattttgcattacgaGGATCTGCATGGAGCGTGTGCACAG ATCGAGTCCCCTGGAAACAGTACCCGCTAGGAAAAGTTCCAGGACAACCAGAGGACCCCTCCTGTTTGATGGTGGAGTCTTATTCTACATTAACTGTATTTGACCAGCAGGAGGAGCTAGATCAACTCCCTCAGCACCATGGCAACAGGAG TGTTCGCCTTCAGAGCAGAGCCGGTGGATCAGATGGGCCACTTTGGACTCATAGTGATTTGAGCAAACTCAAAGCTGGACTCACTCTGTTCTAA